The Kaistella daneshvariae genomic sequence CCAGTCGTCATCTTCCATATCGCCATTTGAACCGTCTTCCACAAAACCTTCAATATCACGGCGGTCTTTTTTCGTCGGTCGGCCTTCACCTTTGTTTCGGTAATGTTCCTGACTTAAATTGCGCTGTTTCAGGATGTCATATTGCTCCTTGTCGGTTTTGTCTTCGATGTGCAGCGGCACCAGTTTCGCACCCAACCTGCTTTTCGGGATTTGCGTAACTTTTATCTGATAGTCGATCTGGTTTTTCCGGATTTTTATAAGGTCGCCTTCCTTCACTTCGCGTGACGATTTCACCGTTTGACTTCCGATGGAAACGCGGTTTTTTTTAATCTCATCGGCAGCAATGCTTCGGGTCTTGTAAAAACGGACACACCATAAAAACTTATCGATTCTCATATTTTATTTATACTTTTGCTGGATTAAAAATTTTAGCAATTTAATCATAATATTAAATATGAAAAAAACATTCTTATACCTCGCCGTCGCTTTTGCAGCCTTTAATTCTTGCCGAAAAGATGAAAATGTTGCACAGCCGGAAGTAAGTATAGAAACTCAAAATACTTATGATGACAAAGCTGCTGCTACCTTCCTGCAGACGCATTATCTTGATGCTAAAGGCAACATTCAGTTTCTGCCAGACAACGATAAGACCAATGTAAAACTAGCTGATTTAAATCCTGTAACGCTTCCATCAGGAGTGATTTATGTTGTACGCCCCGGTGCACAACCGGAACCCGGAACTCCGATTGGTGAAACCGATGTTCTGCACCTGATGCATAATACCATGACTTACCTGGCGACCAATATTGAAAACAAAATTGAATTTACCGCAGGTTATCCTTTTAAAAATACCATCGCGGGCACAGGAACTCCAGAAATAGATCC encodes the following:
- a CDS encoding RNA-binding S4 domain-containing protein — encoded protein: MRIDKFLWCVRFYKTRSIAADEIKKNRVSIGSQTVKSSREVKEGDLIKIRKNQIDYQIKVTQIPKSRLGAKLVPLHIEDKTDKEQYDILKQRNLSQEHYRNKGEGRPTKKDRRDIEGFVEDGSNGDMEDDDWDLFFSEVE